In the genome of Streptomyces collinus, one region contains:
- a CDS encoding elongation factor G, translating to MHMLNLGILAHVDAGKTSLTERLLHSAGVIDEIGRVDDGNTRTDTLALERQRGITIKSAVVSFPLDGVTVNLIDTPGHPDFIAEVERVLGVLDGVVLVISAVEGVQAQTRVLMRTLQRLRIPTLLFVNKIDRSGARHDEVLREIAARLTPAIVPMGTATGLGTRAARFTRSPGPAAGALDVLTGRDDVLLAAYVENTVTDSLLHGSLVAQTREALVHPVYFGSAATGAGVAALLSGIETLLPAADGDADGPVSATVFKVDRGPAGEKVAYARMFSGTLRTRDRVPFGTDGAEGRVTGISVFGHGTDTRADSVAAGRIARLTGLGDIRIGDAIGEPRTAYEHVFAPPTLETVVVPGPDAHRGALHLALTQLAEQDPLIGLRHDERRRETSVSLYGEVQKEVIQATLADEYGLDVGFRETTPLCVERPVGTGQAAEFIKKDANPFLATVGLRVEPAPVGSGVAFRLEVELGAMPYAFFKAVEDTVRETLDQGLHGWQVTDCAVTMTHSGYWPRQSHAHQGFDKSMSSTGADFRGVTPLVLIEALRRAGTRVHEPMHRFRIEAPADTLGALLPVLAQLAAVPETTRNRDDVCVLEGTVPAARVHALEQRLPGLTRGEGELESSFARYAPVTHGTIPERPRTDHNPLNRKEYVLNVTRRVGG from the coding sequence GTGCACATGCTCAACCTTGGAATTCTCGCCCATGTCGACGCGGGTAAGACCAGCCTGACCGAGCGGCTGCTCCATTCGGCCGGGGTGATCGACGAGATCGGCCGCGTCGACGACGGGAACACCCGCACCGACACCCTCGCCCTGGAGCGGCAGCGCGGCATCACCATCAAGTCCGCCGTCGTCTCGTTCCCGCTCGACGGCGTGACCGTCAACCTCATCGACACCCCCGGCCACCCGGACTTCATCGCCGAGGTGGAGCGCGTCCTCGGCGTGCTGGACGGCGTCGTCCTCGTGATCTCCGCCGTCGAAGGGGTGCAGGCGCAGACGCGTGTGCTGATGCGGACGCTCCAGCGGCTGCGCATCCCGACCCTGCTCTTCGTCAACAAGATCGACCGGAGCGGGGCCCGCCACGACGAGGTGCTGCGGGAGATCGCGGCCCGGCTGACCCCCGCGATCGTCCCGATGGGCACCGCCACCGGCCTCGGCACCCGCGCGGCCCGCTTCACCCGCTCTCCCGGACCGGCGGCAGGCGCCCTCGACGTCCTGACCGGGCGCGACGACGTCCTGCTGGCCGCGTACGTCGAGAACACGGTCACGGACTCCCTCCTGCACGGCTCCCTCGTAGCGCAGACCCGGGAGGCGCTCGTCCACCCGGTGTACTTCGGTTCCGCGGCGACGGGCGCGGGCGTGGCGGCGCTCCTGTCCGGCATCGAGACGCTGCTGCCGGCGGCCGACGGGGACGCGGACGGGCCGGTCTCCGCCACGGTGTTCAAGGTCGACCGGGGCCCGGCGGGGGAGAAGGTCGCCTACGCCCGGATGTTCTCCGGGACCCTGCGCACCCGTGACCGGGTCCCCTTCGGCACGGACGGCGCCGAGGGCCGGGTCACCGGCATCAGCGTCTTCGGGCACGGCACGGACACCCGTGCCGACTCCGTCGCGGCCGGCCGGATCGCCCGCCTCACCGGGCTCGGAGACATCCGGATCGGCGACGCGATCGGCGAACCCCGCACGGCGTACGAGCACGTCTTCGCCCCGCCGACCCTGGAGACGGTCGTCGTCCCCGGCCCGGACGCGCACCGGGGAGCGCTGCACCTCGCTCTCACCCAGCTCGCCGAGCAGGACCCGCTGATCGGCCTGCGCCACGACGAACGCCGCCGGGAGACCTCCGTCTCCCTCTACGGCGAGGTGCAGAAGGAGGTCATCCAGGCCACCCTCGCCGACGAGTACGGACTCGACGTCGGCTTCCGCGAGACGACGCCGCTGTGCGTCGAACGGCCCGTCGGCACGGGCCAGGCCGCGGAGTTCATCAAGAAGGATGCCAACCCGTTCCTCGCGACGGTCGGTCTGCGCGTCGAGCCCGCGCCGGTCGGCTCGGGCGTGGCCTTCCGGCTGGAGGTGGAGCTCGGCGCGATGCCGTACGCCTTCTTCAAGGCCGTGGAGGACACCGTGCGCGAGACCCTCGACCAGGGTCTGCACGGCTGGCAGGTCACCGACTGCGCGGTCACCATGACGCACAGCGGCTACTGGCCCCGCCAGAGCCATGCCCACCAGGGCTTCGACAAGAGCATGTCGAGCACCGGGGCCGACTTCCGGGGCGTGACCCCGCTGGTGCTGATCGAGGCGTTGCGGCGGGCCGGGACGCGGGTCCACGAGCCGATGCACCGCTTCAGGATCGAGGCGCCCGCCGACACGCTGGGCGCCCTGCTGCCGGTCCTCGCCCAGCTCGCGGCCGTACCCGAGACGACCCGGAACCGGGACGACGTCTGCGTCCTCGAAGGCACCGTGCCGGCCGCCCGGGTGCACGCCCTCGAACAGCGGCTGCCGGGACTCACCCGGGGCGAGGGCGAGTTGGAGAGTTCCTTCGCCCGCTACGCGCCCGTCACGCACGGCACGATCCCCGAGCGCCCGCGCACCGACCACAACCCGCTGAACAGGAAGGAGTACGTGTTGAACGTGACACGGAGGGTCGGTGGCTGA
- a CDS encoding cellulase family glycosylhydrolase encodes MPTIRSRLLVVLVVLFGSVSVAGVPPATAAPPPGSLWFDDPTVTVRDGRFTDARGREIVLRGYNVSGETKLAENKGLPFASVADARKSATALRALGGGNTVRFLLSWAYAEPERGQVDTAYLAAATDQMKAFLDVGVRVYPDFHQDLYSRHLFDADSWYTGDGAPKWAVDAGNYPDESCGICLFWGQNITQNEAVKRATYDFWHNAHGVQDGFLDTAEKTMRYVQQHLSAEQFRGIAGFDPYNEPHAGVYDSGQASRTWEKDVLWPFYEKFRTRMDTAGWRDKPAFVEPNLFWNANLDFQKQEGGLLDAGSLGPRYVFNTHFYDQKAISGVFMWGKAADGQYAGDFRTVRDRAAAGRTAAVVSEFGHPLAGNVSDKAPTVLKAMYQALDSRIKGADWWADPAASGSVLSGSQWQWDIYNGRHRELMNGNPDKVLTTGDAWNDEDLSAVRLDDSGKPELRQDARLLDRLYPSATAGETVGFTYEDRSRDGSTTLTWNPVPGSLPNVQRLVGSGQYGLLLWRSNGGPAPTELHLPASFPAASTTVVSDVGTVHAPPAYTASTPVGVAQEPGGTGSRRLLLTAPDSGVLHYALVTNGATAPSADLLAAARSELAAWAAKEVNQRKG; translated from the coding sequence ATGCCGACTATCCGATCGCGTCTCCTGGTCGTCCTGGTCGTCCTCTTCGGTTCGGTGTCGGTGGCGGGCGTCCCGCCGGCCACCGCCGCGCCCCCTCCCGGCTCCCTCTGGTTCGACGACCCGACCGTCACCGTGCGGGACGGCCGCTTCACCGACGCCCGCGGCCGCGAGATCGTGCTGCGCGGCTACAACGTCTCCGGCGAGACCAAGCTCGCGGAGAACAAGGGCCTGCCCTTCGCCTCGGTCGCCGACGCCCGTAAGTCGGCGACCGCACTGCGCGCCCTCGGCGGCGGCAACACCGTCCGCTTCCTGCTCTCCTGGGCCTACGCCGAGCCCGAGCGAGGACAGGTGGACACGGCCTATCTGGCCGCCGCAACCGACCAGATGAAGGCCTTCCTCGACGTCGGTGTCCGCGTCTACCCCGACTTCCACCAGGACCTCTACTCCCGGCACCTGTTCGACGCCGACAGCTGGTACACCGGCGACGGCGCCCCCAAGTGGGCGGTGGACGCCGGGAACTACCCCGACGAGTCCTGCGGGATCTGCCTCTTCTGGGGGCAGAACATCACCCAGAACGAGGCCGTGAAGCGCGCCACGTACGACTTCTGGCACAACGCGCACGGCGTGCAGGACGGCTTCCTCGACACCGCCGAGAAGACCATGCGGTACGTGCAACAGCACCTGAGCGCCGAGCAGTTCAGAGGCATCGCCGGCTTCGACCCCTACAACGAGCCGCACGCGGGCGTCTACGACTCCGGGCAGGCCAGCCGCACCTGGGAGAAGGACGTGCTCTGGCCCTTCTACGAGAAGTTCCGCACGCGCATGGACACGGCCGGCTGGCGGGACAAGCCCGCCTTCGTCGAGCCGAACCTCTTCTGGAACGCCAACCTGGACTTCCAGAAGCAGGAGGGCGGTCTGCTCGATGCCGGCAGCCTCGGTCCGCGCTACGTCTTCAACACGCACTTCTACGACCAGAAGGCCATCTCCGGCGTCTTCATGTGGGGCAAGGCCGCCGACGGCCAGTACGCGGGCGACTTCCGCACCGTCCGCGACCGGGCCGCCGCCGGGCGGACGGCCGCCGTGGTCAGCGAGTTCGGACACCCCCTCGCGGGCAACGTCTCCGACAAGGCGCCGACGGTCCTCAAAGCGATGTACCAGGCCCTCGACTCCCGCATCAAGGGCGCCGACTGGTGGGCCGACCCGGCCGCCTCGGGATCCGTGCTCTCCGGCTCCCAGTGGCAGTGGGACATCTACAACGGCCGCCACCGCGAACTGATGAACGGAAACCCCGACAAGGTCCTCACCACCGGCGACGCCTGGAACGACGAGGATCTCTCCGCCGTACGCCTCGACGACTCCGGCAAACCGGAGCTGCGCCAGGACGCACGGCTCCTGGACCGGCTCTACCCGAGCGCCACGGCCGGTGAGACCGTCGGCTTCACTTACGAGGACCGCTCCCGGGACGGCTCGACGACCCTGACCTGGAACCCGGTGCCCGGCTCCCTGCCGAACGTGCAGCGGCTGGTGGGGTCAGGGCAGTACGGGCTGCTGCTGTGGCGCTCGAACGGCGGCCCGGCACCCACCGAACTGCACCTCCCGGCGAGCTTCCCGGCCGCGTCCACCACGGTCGTCTCCGACGTGGGCACGGTCCATGCCCCGCCGGCGTACACCGCGTCGACGCCGGTCGGCGTGGCCCAGGAGCCCGGCGGCACGGGAAGCCGCCGCCTGCTGCTCACCGCGCCGGACTCGGGCGTCCTGCACTACGCGCTGGTGACCAACGGGGCGACGGCTCCCTCGGCGGACCTGCTCGCCGCGGCCCGTTCCGAACTGGCGGCGTGGGCGGCGAAGGAGGTCAACCAGCGGAAGGGCTAG
- a CDS encoding YncE family protein, producing MPVFRRRHLCSVAAALALTVTVPATAATAAAPGSSAALREVLFVGNNWDGTADVIRSTGDFAKIGRINVIPDKDERMAAINADPIKWIYFMAIRNSVGEGHDQFVDDMYSTPDGTSVVVSRPSFADVVSIDLASGRLNWRFPVSGYRSDHMAVSPDGKRVAVSASTSNTVHVLDIVSGKELGKFGTGDKPHENIFTQDGKYIYNMAIGDVNTQTDAPWLDWTKGDRRITVVDATTYKQVKVIDMRPQLDALGLKDHSDAVRPAVFSPDESKLYFQVSFFNGFFEYDIATDKITRTKTLPENPATSDDRTTFVNDSRHHGISMSPDGRKLCVAGTMDDYATVVDRATLQEGPLVTASKPYWATVSGDGKSCVVSESGTDQVTAIDFATGKKVVSVPVGDHPQRVRLGKVQADWTSPSAG from the coding sequence ATGCCCGTCTTCCGACGCCGGCACCTGTGCTCCGTAGCCGCAGCCCTCGCCCTGACCGTCACCGTCCCCGCGACCGCCGCCACCGCGGCAGCCCCGGGCTCCTCCGCCGCGCTGCGCGAGGTGCTGTTCGTGGGCAACAACTGGGACGGCACCGCCGATGTCATCCGGTCCACCGGTGACTTCGCGAAGATCGGCCGGATCAACGTCATCCCCGACAAGGACGAGCGGATGGCGGCGATCAACGCCGATCCGATCAAGTGGATCTACTTCATGGCGATCCGCAACAGCGTCGGCGAGGGCCACGACCAGTTCGTCGACGACATGTACTCGACGCCGGACGGGACGTCGGTGGTGGTCTCCCGGCCGAGCTTCGCCGACGTCGTGTCGATCGACCTCGCCTCCGGGCGGCTCAACTGGCGCTTCCCCGTGTCCGGTTACCGCTCCGACCACATGGCGGTCTCCCCCGACGGCAAGAGGGTCGCGGTCTCGGCGTCGACCTCCAACACCGTGCACGTCCTGGACATCGTCTCCGGGAAGGAACTGGGCAAGTTCGGAACCGGCGACAAGCCGCACGAGAACATCTTCACCCAGGACGGCAAGTACATCTACAACATGGCGATCGGCGACGTGAACACGCAGACCGACGCCCCGTGGCTGGACTGGACGAAGGGCGACCGGCGCATCACCGTCGTCGACGCCACGACGTACAAGCAGGTGAAGGTCATCGACATGCGTCCGCAGCTCGACGCGCTCGGTCTCAAGGACCACTCCGACGCCGTCCGCCCGGCTGTCTTCTCGCCGGACGAGTCGAAGCTGTACTTCCAGGTCTCCTTCTTCAACGGCTTCTTCGAGTACGACATCGCCACCGACAAGATCACCCGCACCAAGACCCTGCCGGAGAACCCGGCGACCAGCGACGACCGCACGACCTTCGTCAACGACTCGCGACACCACGGCATCTCGATGAGCCCGGACGGCCGCAAGCTGTGCGTCGCGGGCACGATGGACGACTACGCCACCGTCGTCGACCGCGCCACCCTCCAGGAGGGCCCGCTCGTCACCGCCTCCAAGCCCTACTGGGCCACGGTCAGCGGTGACGGCAAGTCCTGTGTGGTCTCCGAGAGCGGCACCGACCAGGTCACGGCCATCGACTTCGCCACCGGGAAGAAGGTCGTGTCCGTGCCGGTCGGTGACCACCCGCAGCGCGTCCGGCTCGGCAAGGTGCAGGCCGACTGGACTAGCCCTTCCGCTGGTTGA
- a CDS encoding TetR/AcrR family transcriptional regulator, which translates to MPGRLRAPTGRYGGKTAEERQAERRRRFLDAALQLFGDTPGFRSTTVAALSETAGLSTRQFYEEFRTLEDVLAALHLQVNGWAEAAVLEAAAGAAELPLVERATAVFRAYAGNVAADPRRIRITFVEIIGVSPRLEEQRLSRRAGWVDLICAEADAAAARGEAALRDYRLAATGFIGSVNGLLHDWSAGWVDATLDEVVDELVRQLLGILRPPGWKQEG; encoded by the coding sequence GTGCCGGGCAGGCTCAGAGCGCCGACCGGCCGCTACGGCGGCAAGACCGCGGAGGAACGGCAGGCCGAACGGCGCCGGCGGTTCCTCGACGCCGCGCTCCAACTGTTCGGCGACACCCCCGGCTTCCGCTCCACCACGGTCGCGGCCCTCAGTGAGACGGCCGGGCTCTCCACCCGCCAGTTCTACGAGGAGTTCCGCACCCTGGAGGACGTACTCGCCGCGCTGCACCTCCAGGTCAACGGCTGGGCCGAGGCGGCGGTCCTGGAGGCGGCGGCAGGTGCGGCGGAGCTGCCGCTCGTCGAACGCGCCACCGCCGTCTTCCGCGCCTACGCCGGGAACGTCGCCGCCGATCCGCGCCGGATCCGCATCACCTTCGTCGAGATCATCGGCGTCAGCCCGCGTCTGGAGGAGCAGCGACTCTCCCGCCGGGCCGGCTGGGTCGACCTCATCTGCGCCGAGGCCGACGCGGCCGCCGCCCGCGGAGAGGCCGCACTCCGCGACTACCGCCTCGCCGCGACGGGCTTCATCGGCAGCGTCAACGGCCTGTTGCACGACTGGAGCGCCGGCTGGGTCGACGCGACGCTGGACGAGGTCGTCGACGAACTGGTCCGGCAGTTGCTGGGGATTCTGCGGCCGCCGGGGTGGAAGCAGGAAGGGTGA
- a CDS encoding TetR/AcrR family transcriptional regulator, which produces MGAIRTPRDKWIEEGLRALAAGGPEAVRVEVLAQALGVSKGGFYGYFRNRAGLLEEMLDTWERAVTEDVIERIERDGGDARERLGRLFDFVGSGETHVTSAGVELAIRDWARRDKGVARCLRRADNRRMDYLRELYGAFCPDEGDVEARCLITFSLRIGDHLIAADNGPRSRTEVLAAVRKRLLNP; this is translated from the coding sequence ATGGGCGCGATCCGTACACCGCGGGACAAGTGGATCGAGGAGGGGCTGCGGGCGCTCGCCGCCGGCGGCCCCGAGGCCGTCCGGGTCGAGGTCCTCGCCCAGGCGCTCGGCGTCAGCAAGGGCGGTTTCTACGGCTACTTCCGCAACCGCGCCGGCCTGCTGGAGGAGATGCTCGACACCTGGGAGCGAGCGGTCACCGAGGATGTCATCGAGCGGATCGAGCGCGACGGGGGCGACGCCCGCGAGCGGCTCGGCCGTCTCTTCGACTTCGTGGGATCGGGCGAGACGCACGTGACCAGCGCCGGTGTCGAGCTCGCGATCCGCGACTGGGCCCGGCGCGACAAGGGCGTCGCGCGTTGCCTCCGCCGGGCCGACAACCGGCGCATGGACTATCTGCGCGAGCTCTACGGGGCCTTCTGTCCCGACGAGGGCGATGTCGAGGCCCGCTGCCTGATCACCTTCTCGCTGCGCATCGGCGACCACCTCATCGCAGCCGACAACGGCCCGCGCAGCCGCACGGAAGTCCTCGCCGCGGTCAGGAAGCGCTTGTTGAACCCATAG
- a CDS encoding DUF2867 domain-containing protein has protein sequence MSDLRLPSTDHTSRPWRIHEIAGDFRLEDLWALPTPGGPDDLHHLVQQMAGGEGGPDGGNRVGRFLFAVRWKLGALLGWDKPDSAVGGRVASLRDRLPDDLRAGPQGPDLSSAPFTSVFQTHDEWAAEYANKTMHGVMHIGWVSDGSGGYRGQMAVLVKPNGRLGSLYMLGIRPFRYLGVYPALMRSIGREWRENSARRTAR, from the coding sequence ATGAGCGATCTGCGCCTCCCCTCGACCGACCACACGTCCCGCCCCTGGCGGATTCACGAGATCGCCGGCGACTTCCGGCTCGAGGATCTGTGGGCGCTGCCGACGCCGGGCGGCCCGGACGACCTGCACCACCTGGTCCAGCAGATGGCGGGTGGCGAGGGCGGTCCGGACGGCGGCAACCGCGTGGGTCGCTTCCTCTTCGCGGTGCGCTGGAAGCTCGGAGCGCTGCTCGGCTGGGACAAGCCGGACTCGGCCGTCGGCGGCCGGGTGGCGTCGCTGCGCGACCGGCTGCCGGACGACCTGCGCGCAGGGCCGCAGGGGCCCGACCTCAGCTCGGCGCCTTTCACATCGGTCTTCCAGACACACGACGAATGGGCCGCCGAGTACGCCAACAAGACCATGCACGGGGTGATGCACATCGGCTGGGTCTCCGACGGGAGCGGCGGCTACCGCGGCCAGATGGCCGTCCTGGTGAAGCCCAACGGCCGCCTCGGCTCCCTGTACATGCTCGGTATCAGACCCTTCCGGTACCTGGGCGTGTACCCGGCCCTCATGCGGTCGATCGGCCGGGAGTGGCGAGAGAACTCGGCGCGCCGAACAGCACGCTGA
- the ctaD gene encoding aa3-type cytochrome oxidase subunit I: MRHLKWLTTTDHKTIGTLYLATSFAFFVIGGVMALFMRAELARPGLQIMSNEQFNQAFTMHGTIMLLMFATPLFAGFANWIMPLQIGAPDVAFPRLNMFAYWLYLFGSLIAVGGFLTPQGAADFGWFAYSPLSDAVRSPGIGADMWIMGLAFSGFGTILGSVNFITTIICMRAPGMTMFRMPIFTWNVLLTGVLVLLAFPVLAAALFALEADRKFGAHIFDSANGGALLWQHLFWFFGHPEVYIIALPFFGIISEVIPVFSRKPMFGYTGLIGATIAIAGLSVTVWAHHMYVTGGVLLPFFSFMTFLIAVPTGVKFFNWIGTMWKGSLSFETPMLWAMGFLITFVFGGLTGVLLASPPIDFHVSDTYFVVAHFHYVIFGTVVFAMFSGFHFWWPKFTGRMLDERLGKITFWTLFIGFHGTFLVQHWLGAGGMQRRIPDYLAVEGLTTLNTVSSVFSFLLGMSMLPFFYNVWKTAKYGKPVEVDDPWGYGRSLEWATSCPPPRHNFAAMPRIRSESPAFDLHHDAIAAAERELTHR, from the coding sequence ATGAGGCACCTCAAGTGGCTGACGACCACTGATCACAAGACGATCGGCACGCTGTACCTGGCCACGTCGTTCGCGTTCTTCGTCATCGGCGGCGTGATGGCGCTGTTCATGCGCGCCGAGCTCGCCCGGCCCGGTCTGCAGATCATGTCGAACGAGCAGTTCAACCAGGCGTTCACGATGCACGGCACGATCATGCTGCTGATGTTCGCGACGCCGCTGTTCGCCGGCTTCGCGAACTGGATCATGCCGCTGCAGATCGGCGCGCCGGACGTGGCGTTCCCGCGGCTGAACATGTTCGCCTACTGGCTGTACCTGTTCGGCTCGCTCATCGCGGTGGGCGGCTTCCTCACCCCGCAGGGCGCGGCCGACTTCGGCTGGTTCGCCTACAGCCCGCTCTCGGACGCGGTCCGCTCCCCGGGCATCGGCGCCGACATGTGGATCATGGGTCTGGCCTTCTCCGGCTTCGGCACGATCCTCGGCTCGGTCAACTTCATCACCACGATCATCTGCATGCGCGCCCCGGGCATGACGATGTTCCGCATGCCGATCTTCACCTGGAACGTGCTGCTGACCGGTGTCCTGGTCCTGCTCGCCTTCCCGGTCCTGGCCGCGGCCCTGTTCGCCCTGGAGGCGGACCGGAAGTTCGGGGCGCACATCTTCGACTCCGCCAACGGCGGGGCCTTGTTGTGGCAGCACTTGTTCTGGTTCTTCGGCCATCCGGAGGTGTACATCATCGCGTTGCCGTTCTTCGGCATCATCTCCGAGGTCATCCCGGTCTTCTCCCGTAAGCCGATGTTCGGTTACACGGGTCTGATCGGCGCGACGATCGCGATCGCGGGCCTGTCCGTGACGGTGTGGGCGCACCACATGTACGTCACCGGCGGTGTGCTGCTGCCGTTCTTCTCCTTCATGACGTTCCTCATCGCCGTACCGACCGGTGTGAAGTTCTTCAACTGGATCGGAACGATGTGGAAGGGCTCGCTGTCCTTCGAGACACCGATGTTGTGGGCCATGGGCTTTCTGATCACGTTCGTGTTCGGCGGGCTGACGGGTGTGCTGCTGGCCTCGCCGCCGATCGACTTCCACGTCTCGGACACGTACTTCGTGGTGGCCCACTTCCATTACGTGATCTTCGGGACGGTCGTGTTCGCGATGTTCTCCGGCTTCCACTTCTGGTGGCCCAAGTTCACCGGCAGGATGCTGGACGAGCGTCTCGGCAAGATCACCTTCTGGACGCTGTTCATCGGCTTCCACGGCACGTTCCTGGTCCAGCACTGGCTGGGCGCCGGGGGCATGCAGCGGCGGATCCCGGACTATCTGGCGGTGGAGGGCCTGACCACGCTCAACACGGTGTCGAGCGTCTTCTCGTTCCTGCTCGGCATGTCGATGCTGCCGTTCTTCTACAACGTGTGGAAGACGGCCAAGTACGGCAAGCCGGTCGAGGTCGACGACCCGTGGGGTTACGGCCGCTCCCTGGAGTGGGCGACCTCCTGCCCGCCGCCGCGCCACAACTTCGCCGCCATGCCGAGGATCCGCAGCGAGTCTCCGGCGTTCGACCTGCACCATGACGCCATCGCGGCGGCGGAGCGGGAGTTGACGCACCGATGA
- a CDS encoding RNA polymerase sigma factor has protein sequence MSNDEIFAAAYREHYWAVSRYVARRLDGRAGDVEEVVAEVFTVAWRRRADLPAAALPWLYGVARNCLANAVRGHGRRRRLVDRLGNDDTAHGRHIAVGPDADTPGGWVHEALARLSAADQEVLRLTAWEQLGIDEVAVVLGCGTRAASMRLHRARRRLRAEIDRMRPEPPIAEHSCMTAPKEHGHG, from the coding sequence ATGAGCAACGACGAGATCTTCGCCGCTGCCTACCGCGAGCACTACTGGGCGGTCAGCCGTTATGTCGCCCGGCGACTGGACGGGCGGGCCGGCGACGTGGAGGAAGTGGTGGCGGAGGTGTTCACGGTCGCCTGGCGGCGCCGGGCCGACCTCCCGGCCGCCGCGCTGCCCTGGCTGTACGGCGTGGCACGCAACTGCCTGGCCAACGCGGTACGCGGCCACGGCCGTCGCCGCAGGCTCGTCGACCGGCTCGGCAACGACGACACCGCGCACGGCCGGCACATCGCGGTGGGCCCCGACGCCGACACGCCCGGCGGCTGGGTGCACGAGGCACTCGCCCGGCTCTCCGCCGCCGACCAGGAGGTGCTGCGGCTGACGGCCTGGGAGCAACTCGGCATCGACGAGGTCGCCGTCGTCCTCGGCTGCGGCACCCGGGCCGCGTCCATGCGGCTGCACCGGGCCCGGCGCCGCCTCAGAGCCGAGATCGACCGGATGCGTCCCGAGCCCCCGATCGCCGAGCACTCCTGCATGACCGCCCCGAAGGAACACGGCCATGGCTGA
- a CDS encoding CU044_5270 family protein, translating to MADELELLRSADPAPPFGPHFGDGPLDHNAERRLEQLLRDPGNGLPARPRGRRGLLSDRRYPEGRRPGPVRVLLLPGPRRLRLAWGLVATAVVAALTLTLVLSGPSTPPAVAAPRPLVVETGSTPVPLHRMAERASAVAGTDDAPRLRKGTHVQSWSLGMSDDRPPITLPEERIVRWRADDSHTELVVATDPRHPGRPVLSDEGGEPHLVDDGHVLLDRTYPPSWSDAPPKSPPPRDPARLRAYLMEAQYTDTPLTTPELLDAMATLLDNWTLGARESAALARLLAGAEGLRPVGRVTDRLGRRGQAYVNDTGGVRRMLIMDVATGAVLGLESTLKEPDPEYGVEKGAVMSYSAWMR from the coding sequence ATGGCTGACGAACTCGAACTGCTGCGCAGCGCCGACCCCGCGCCGCCATTTGGCCCCCACTTCGGCGACGGCCCCCTGGACCACAACGCCGAGCGCCGGCTCGAACAACTGCTGCGCGACCCGGGGAACGGACTCCCCGCACGGCCACGCGGCCGACGCGGCCTGCTCTCCGACCGTCGGTACCCCGAGGGCCGGCGCCCCGGCCCCGTGCGGGTCCTGCTGCTCCCGGGGCCCCGCCGGCTCCGGCTGGCCTGGGGCCTCGTCGCCACCGCCGTCGTCGCCGCCCTGACCCTCACCCTCGTCCTGAGCGGACCGAGCACCCCGCCCGCGGTCGCCGCGCCCCGACCGCTGGTGGTCGAGACCGGCTCCACACCCGTGCCCCTGCACCGCATGGCCGAGCGGGCGTCGGCCGTGGCCGGGACCGACGACGCGCCCCGCCTGCGCAAGGGCACGCACGTGCAGTCCTGGAGTCTCGGCATGTCCGACGACAGGCCCCCGATCACCCTGCCCGAGGAGCGCATCGTGCGCTGGCGGGCCGACGACAGCCACACCGAACTCGTCGTGGCCACGGACCCCAGGCATCCGGGCCGCCCGGTCCTCTCGGACGAGGGTGGCGAACCGCACCTCGTCGACGACGGCCACGTCCTGCTCGACCGGACCTACCCGCCGAGCTGGAGCGACGCCCCGCCCAAGTCGCCCCCGCCCCGCGACCCGGCCCGGCTGCGCGCCTACCTGATGGAGGCTCAGTACACCGACACCCCGCTGACCACGCCCGAGTTGCTCGACGCCATGGCGACGCTGCTCGACAACTGGACCCTCGGCGCACGGGAGAGCGCGGCGCTCGCCCGGCTCCTGGCCGGCGCCGAGGGACTGCGGCCGGTCGGCCGGGTGACCGACCGGCTGGGCCGGCGCGGCCAGGCCTACGTGAACGACACCGGCGGTGTCCGCCGCATGCTGATCATGGACGTGGCCACCGGCGCCGTCCTCGGACTGGAGAGCACCCTCAAGGAGCCGGATCCCGAGTACGGCGTCGAAAAGGGCGCCGTCATGTCGTACAGCGCCTGGATGCGCTGA
- a CDS encoding nuclear transport factor 2 family protein, whose amino-acid sequence MGTAADPAFDRDTLRQGVEGDPDILLSLYADDAELRIVDRTTQPSHPKVLHGREEIGRMLEDVYSRDMSHKLERCVIQGDEAAYSESCQYADGVRVLSESMIGLRDGKIAEQTLVQAWDE is encoded by the coding sequence ATGGGAACCGCGGCAGACCCCGCCTTCGACCGGGACACCCTGCGCCAAGGCGTGGAAGGGGATCCGGACATCCTGCTCTCCCTGTACGCCGACGATGCGGAGCTGCGCATCGTGGACCGCACGACCCAGCCCAGCCACCCCAAGGTCCTGCACGGCCGGGAGGAGATCGGCCGGATGCTGGAGGACGTCTACAGCCGCGACATGTCGCACAAGCTGGAGCGGTGCGTCATCCAGGGCGACGAGGCCGCCTACAGCGAGAGCTGCCAGTACGCGGACGGGGTGCGCGTGCTGTCCGAGTCGATGATCGGGCTCCGCGACGGCAAGATCGCCGAGCAGACCCTGGTCCAGGCCTGGGACGAGTAG